Proteins encoded within one genomic window of Narcine bancroftii isolate sNarBan1 unplaced genomic scaffold, sNarBan1.hap1 Scaffold_118, whole genome shotgun sequence:
- the LOC138750338 gene encoding uncharacterized protein has translation MPASNWSVFPSFLIPAVRIVPWDESCWSPWTLCSCHIHRPSCVQGGIPVSMMPHLPRTSDWSAIRCFRSPISGSWGLSGVRFANVQMCWFELVNGESLFLRTDILHTHRDVWNERYTPMKSKSKTGLLNWQLCLYTLPLLMTGLSRRQSQPRIGGCSHHCSLLPTMRDVTWGQDDWFPQDLCSHHVRQPSCVLAFVLKSIHRT, from the exons atgccggcctccaattggtcgGTGTTCCCTTCCTTCTTAATTCCTGCCGTGCGCAttgtcccctgggatgaaagttgttggtccccgtggactctgtgcaGTTGCCACATTCaccggccatcttgtgtacagggtggcatcccagttagcatgatgccccacctccctagaaccagtgattggagcgctattcgctgctttcggtcgcctatatctggatcgtgggggctgagtggagtccggtttgctaatgtccagatgtgctggtttgagttagtcaatggtgaaagtctcttccttcgcaCCGATATCCTGCACACTCACCGTGACGTGTGGAATGAACGATACACACCCAtgaagtcgaagtcgaagactggtttgttgaactggcagctctgcttatatactctcccgctactgatgacaggtctttcgagacggcagagccagcctcggattggtgggtgttctcaccattgctcattgcttcccaccATGCGGGATGTCACCTGGGGCCAAGATGATTGGTTCCCGCAGGATCTGTGCagtcaccacgttcgtcagccatcttgtgtactggctttCGTCCTG aagtcaatccacaggacctaa